The stretch of DNA TGTCGTCATGCAATAATTGCTGTGCTAAAGCCTGATCAGTTGACAAATTCCCAGTCCGCTGCGTTGTCCCAGCCAGTGCACCCGTTAAAAGCCGTTGCGGCTGCATTCTTACCAGTCTTTCCGGTGTTGCGCTAATGAAACTAGTATCATGATCGCGTAATAGAATATGGTAAATGTGAGGGTGTTGTTGACGCAATTGCAACCACAGGCTTTCGGGCACGCTTTGTTGGACGTGCGCCTGGGCAGTCCTCGCCAGAACGACTTTTGCCAATTGGTGTTGATGGATACAATCCAGCGCTTGTTGGACACTATGCGTCCAAGCTTGCGGATTGATTTCATGATAGGCATCAATGCAACCTTGCTGTGCCGGCAAAGCTGGCTGGTTTTTCAGTTCTTGGCCCAGTTGATCAATTGCGCTGGAATCGGCGTCAATCAAAGTCAAACGCCATTGCTGCTTTTGGTAATGCACCAAAATGTGTGGCACAAACAGTAAGCCGCCACTTAACGGACCCCAATTCTGCGTACGACCATCGGCTTCGTCAAATAGGAAACTCCCCACTGCTTTAACATCGTGCCAACTACTTGATGGTGTCAAAATTAATTGTTGGGACAGATTCTGGAACCACTGCCGTGCAGCCGCAAAAGTTAGCTTGCTCACCGGTGGTTGTAAAGCCACCCCGCTCGCGAATAGGCGTTGCGTGCGTGCGGGGTCCTCCCAAGCAAAAACCGGACCGGTTTGTTGTTGCAACCAATGCATAACCTGTGTCGTTTGTAAAGTTTCCTTTAGCTTGATTGTCTTAACTTTTAAAATCGTCGCCAAGGAAACAAACCTCTTTCCTATGCCTAAATGACAAAACGTTGACTCAGCTACCTGTGTCGGAATTATACTATTACCTATTATCTGCCGTCAATGCCAACCGGACCTTAGATTACAAGTGTGATGTTGGTGTTGACACATCCATTCATAATGCATTACGTAAGAAATGACAGAAGTTCCTTTCCCCGACTACGGCTTGGTCACATCTGTCGAACA from Bifidobacterium sp. ESL0728 encodes:
- a CDS encoding isochorismate synthase, with the protein product MATILKVKTIKLKETLQTTQVMHWLQQQTGPVFAWEDPARTQRLFASGVALQPPVSKLTFAAARQWFQNLSQQLILTPSSSWHDVKAVGSFLFDEADGRTQNWGPLSGGLLFVPHILVHYQKQQWRLTLIDADSSAIDQLGQELKNQPALPAQQGCIDAYHEINPQAWTHSVQQALDCIHQHQLAKVVLARTAQAHVQQSVPESLWLQLRQQHPHIYHILLRDHDTSFISATPERLVRMQPQRLLTGALAGTTQRTGNLSTDQALAQQLLHDDKNLAEHKLVVDWLDQRLRALGLRVSHEAQPRILATANLQHLYTPIVARGLYDPLKVLAALHPTPALAGTPQRLAQKIIRQLEPQSRGLYGAPVGYLSLDQEGEWAVGIRSGLLTDQELTLWGGAGIVKASQPASELQETTHKLQSLLSIFQIKD